From Cryptosporangium phraense:
CCTGCAACATCTTCTCGACGCAGGACCACGCCGCCGCCGCCATCGCGGTGGGCCCGAACGGCACCCCGGAGAACCCGCAGGGCGTCCCGGTCTTCGCCTGGAAGGGCGAGACGCTCGAGGAGTACTGGTGGTGCACCGAGCAGATCCTCACCTGGCCCGGCGGCCAGGGCCCGAACATGATCCTGGACGACGGCGGCGACGTGACGCTGCTCGTGCACAAGGGCGTCGAGTTCGAGAAGGTCGGCTCCGCGCCCGACCCGGCCACCGCTGAGAGCGAGGAGTTCGGCGTCATCCTGACGCTGCTCAACCGCACGCTGGCCGAAGACCCGCAGCGCTGGACGAACGTCGCCAAGGACATCAAGGGCGTCACCGAGGAGACCACGACCGGCGTCCACCGCCTGTACGAGTTCGCCAAGGCCGGCACGCTGCTCTTCCCGGCGATCAACGTCAACGACTCGGTCACCAAGAGCAAGTTCGACAACAAGTACGGCTGCCGCCACTCGCTGATCGACGGCATCAACCGGGCCACCGACGTGCTGATCGGCGGCAAGGTCGCGGTCGTCTTCGGCTACGGCGACGTGGGCAAGGGCTGCGCCGAGTCGCTCCGCGGCCAGGGCGCCCGGGTCATCGTCACCGAGATCGACCCGATCTGCGCGCTGCAGGCGGCGATGGACGGCTACCAGGTCACCACGCTCGACGAGGTCGTCGGCATCGCCGACATCTTCGTCACGACGACCGGCAACAAGGACATCATCATGGCGGACGACATGGCCAAGATGAAGCACCAGGCGATCGTCGGCAACATCGGCCACTTCGACAACGAGATCGATATGGCCGGCCTGGCCAAGACCCCGGGCGTCGTCAAGAACAACATCAAGCCGCAGGTCGACGAGTGGGTCTTCGAGGACGGCCACTCGATCATCGTCCTGTCCGAGGGGCGCCTGCTGAACCTCGGCAACGCGACCGGTCACCCGAGCTTCGTGATGTCGAACAGCTTCTCGAACCAGACGATCGCCCAGATCGAGCTGTTCACCAAGACGTCGGAGTACGACAAGCAGGTGTACGTCCTCCCGAAGCACCTGGACGAGAAGGTGGCCCGGTTGCACCTGGCCGCCCTCGGCGTGAAGCTCACCGAGCTGAACAAGGAGCAGGCCGACTACATCGGCGTCCCGGTCGAGGGCCCGTACAAGCCGGAGCACTACCGGTACTGAACCGGGTGCATGACGTGCCCCGTACCGGGGTATGAGCATTCAAAACGTCGTCGGGGCATCTCAGAAGAGGTGTCCCGACGACGGGTAACCGGGCGCGGAAGCGCCAGGAGGTTCTGTGTCGCTCGGATCCGTAGACAACTGGTCGCCCCGGCTCGTCCGGCCGGTCCGCTCCCGACTCGTCTTCCTGTTGGCTTTCTCCGCTTTCTTCCTGGTCAGTGCCGGTTGGGCGCTCGCGCTCCCGGCCAACGGCACGAACGACGAGGACGAGCACATCATCCGGGCCTACGGCGCGGCCAGCGGGCAGCTGTACTCGGCGCCGGTCGCGGCCGCCCGGGGCGGCGGGGCCTGGTACAGCGTCCCGCGCAGCCTGCTGCCGGTGAACGCCGACTGCGCGCAGCGCTGGGAGCTCCCGGCGTCCTGCCTGCAGCGGCCGCCGGACGACCCGAGCCGGACCGAGATGGCCACCGCGGCGGGCCGGTACAACCCGCTGTACTACGTGCCGGTCGGCCTCCCGATGGTGATCAGCCCGAACATGGCCGGCATCGTCCTCGGCCGGCTGATCTCCGGCGCGCTGGTGTCCGCGATGCTCGCGGCGTCGGTCACGATCGCGGTCCGCCGTCGCAGCCCGCTGTTGCTGGCCGCGCTGATCGTCGCGGCCACCCCGAACATGCTGAACCTGGCCGGCTCGATCAACCCGAGCGGCCTGGAGCTCGCCGCCGGCGTGCTGACCTGGACCGCCCTGCTGACGCTGGTCCGGGCCCGGGCCGGTGAGCTCAGCGACCGCTACACCGGTCAGTTGCTGATCGCGGCCGGGATCGGCGCCGCGACCCTGGTCTCGATCCGGACGCTCGGCCCGCTGCTGCTCGGGCTCACCGTGCTCGCCTGCATGGCCGCGGCCCGCCCCGGCCGGACGAAGGAGCTGCTCGGCCGCCGGGACTTCCGGCCGGTGGGCATCGGGGTGGCGATCGCCGGCGTCTACGGCGTCATCTGGACGCTCGTCTCCGGCGTGCTCAACAACCCGGAGGCCGAACCGACCCCGCCGGACCTCTCGGTCGTCGCCCGGATCAGCTACATCCTCGGCGACCGGCTGACCCAGTGGACCGCCCAGATCATCGGGCGGTTCAGCTACGGCGAGGTGCAGGCGCCGAACAGCCTGATCGTGGCCTGGTACGCGCTCGCGTTCCTGATCATCGTGCCGACGCTGCTGTTCGCCACCAAGCGCCAGGTGACGCTGATCCTCGGCGTGTTCGTCACCAGCGTCGTTTTCCTGGTCGGGTTCGAGGTGCTGTACTACCCGCACATCGGCTGGGGCCAGCAGAGCCGGTACGTGCTGCCGTTCGGCGTCGGCGTGCTGCTGTTCGCCGGGTGTCTGCGCCGCTGGGAGCAGCGCCTGGGTGAGGTCGCCACGCGACGGTTCGTCATGATCTGTGCGGCGGGCGCCGGCGTGATGCACGTCTGGGCTCTCGCCGTCGTCATGACCCGCTTCCAGGTCGGTCAGGGCACGAAGTCGCTCAGCGCGCTGCGCGGCTCCTGGCAGCCCGCGGTCGGGCCGGAGCTCCCGCTGTTGATCGCCGCCGTCGGCGGCGTCCTCCTCGTCGCTCTGGTCGTCTTGACGCGGACGCCGCGCGCCGCGGTCGAGGAGATCACCGTCGAGTCGGACGCGTCCTCGCTGACGACGGTGCCCACCGTGCCTACGGCGCGCTCGTAACCGGTTCAGAGCCGCCCCGCCGCACCGACAGGCCGCGCCGCGCGCGAGGCTGTCGCACCGGACCACTAGTGTGTCCGAGACGAGGCGGGGCAGGGGTTCTTCGCCGGAGAGGATGAGGTCGTGGCCGGGTCCGGAACGGCGGTCGCCCCACGCTCGGAGGCGGCCGGCCCTGGCCGGTGGGCACTGCTCCTCGCCGTGGCTTCGTTCTTCTTGATGGGCGCCGGTTGGGCCTTCGCGCTGCCGGTCAACGGCACCTACGACGAGTCCCAGCACCTGGTCCGCGCG
This genomic window contains:
- the ahcY gene encoding adenosylhomocysteinase — encoded protein: MTAVTDAPAGTLPFKVADLSLAAFGRKEIQLAEHEMPGLMSIRKEFAAEQPLRGARVTGSLHMTIQTAVLIETLVALGAEVRWASCNIFSTQDHAAAAIAVGPNGTPENPQGVPVFAWKGETLEEYWWCTEQILTWPGGQGPNMILDDGGDVTLLVHKGVEFEKVGSAPDPATAESEEFGVILTLLNRTLAEDPQRWTNVAKDIKGVTEETTTGVHRLYEFAKAGTLLFPAINVNDSVTKSKFDNKYGCRHSLIDGINRATDVLIGGKVAVVFGYGDVGKGCAESLRGQGARVIVTEIDPICALQAAMDGYQVTTLDEVVGIADIFVTTTGNKDIIMADDMAKMKHQAIVGNIGHFDNEIDMAGLAKTPGVVKNNIKPQVDEWVFEDGHSIIVLSEGRLLNLGNATGHPSFVMSNSFSNQTIAQIELFTKTSEYDKQVYVLPKHLDEKVARLHLAALGVKLTELNKEQADYIGVPVEGPYKPEHYRY
- a CDS encoding DUF2142 domain-containing protein, with protein sequence MSLGSVDNWSPRLVRPVRSRLVFLLAFSAFFLVSAGWALALPANGTNDEDEHIIRAYGAASGQLYSAPVAAARGGGAWYSVPRSLLPVNADCAQRWELPASCLQRPPDDPSRTEMATAAGRYNPLYYVPVGLPMVISPNMAGIVLGRLISGALVSAMLAASVTIAVRRRSPLLLAALIVAATPNMLNLAGSINPSGLELAAGVLTWTALLTLVRARAGELSDRYTGQLLIAAGIGAATLVSIRTLGPLLLGLTVLACMAAARPGRTKELLGRRDFRPVGIGVAIAGVYGVIWTLVSGVLNNPEAEPTPPDLSVVARISYILGDRLTQWTAQIIGRFSYGEVQAPNSLIVAWYALAFLIIVPTLLFATKRQVTLILGVFVTSVVFLVGFEVLYYPHIGWGQQSRYVLPFGVGVLLFAGCLRRWEQRLGEVATRRFVMICAAGAGVMHVWALAVVMTRFQVGQGTKSLSALRGSWQPAVGPELPLLIAAVGGVLLVALVVLTRTPRAAVEEITVESDASSLTTVPTVPTARS